Part of the Halobaculum halobium genome, GGTGTTCGAGGGTCCCGGACACGACGGGCTTCAGATCCCGAAGGGGACGATCGAAGAGGGCGAACGACCGCGTACGGCTGTGTTTCGCGAGGTGCGCGAGGAGAGCGGGCTGGCGACGCTGGCGAACGTCGACAAAGTGGCGACGGACGTGTGGAACCGGCGCGAGTCGCCGCCGAAGGCGTACGTGCGTCACTTCTTCCACGCTCGCGTCCACGAACCGCGCGACCGCTGGACGCATGTCGTCAGCGACGGCGGGGAGGAGCACGGCAGCGAGTTCGAGTTCTCGTGGATCGACATCGACGAGGCGCGCGACCGGGCGTTCGCGCTGTCGCTCGACGACTACCTCCACAGCCTCCCCGGCCTCGCCGGCGCCCGCGACGTAGCCGAGGCGGCCGACTGACCGGCGAACCGATCGACTGATCGACCGGTCGATCGGCCGGCCGAGTCCGCCGGGACGGCCCGGCTCCGTTGTCGCGTTCCGCAGCCGGCGAACGGATTTATGTGTAATTCGGCCGAACACACGGGTGCATGACACCCATGGACCTCACCTGGTACGGTCACTCCACCTGGCTCGTCGAGATCGAAGACACGACGCTTCTGATCGACCCGTTCTTCGACAACCCGCACACCGACACCGACCCCGAGGAGCTCGACCCCGACCACGTGCTCCTCACGCACGGCCACGCCGACCACATCGCCGACGTGGACCGCTTCCGCGACGCGCACGTCGTCGGGACGCCCGAGGTCACGGGCTACGTGACCGACGAGTACGGCGTCGAGGACACGACGGGGATGAACCTCGGCGGCACCGTGGAACTGGGCGACGCGTTCGTGACGATGGTCCGCGCGGACCACACGAACGGGCTCGACACCGGCTACGGCGCCTCCGGCGGTATGCCCGCGGGCTACGTCGTCTCCGAGACGAAGCCGACCCAGGAGGCCGACCCCGACAGCACGACCTTCTACCACGCCGGCGACACGGCGCTCATGACCGAGATGCGCGACGTGACCGCGCCGTTCCTCGAGCCCGACGCGGCGGCGGTGCCCGTGGGCGATCACTTCACCATGGGCCCGGCGCAGGCGGCCATCGCCGTCGACTGGCTCGACGTCGACTACGCGTTCCCCATGCACTACGACACGTTCCCGCCGATCGAGATCGACACGGACGACTTCGCTCGCGAGGTGCGCGCGACCGGCAGCGACGCCGAGCCGGTCGTCCTCGACGGTGACGAGACGTTCACGATCGGCGAGTAGTCGGCGGCGCCCGACTCGCCATCCGCGTCGCCCAGCGGACGGGGGACAGGGATTCCTCGCTCGCGTTCATCCCGCATGAGTGCGTCGCCGCGCCCGTCGGGCGACCCGTCAGCCGGCGGCGAACATTTTCGTGAGCACTGATCACACACCGCAGTAACAAGGTTTAGGCACCGAGGAGCCGACTGATCGAACGCATATGTCCGACATCGAGACTTCTACCGTCAGCGAAGAGGGCTTCACGAGCACGAGCGAGGTCGGCGACTTCTCGCTGACCATCGACGCGCTGGGCGAAGACGGCCCTGACCCCAACTCGGTACTGGTGGCCGACTACGCCTCCTGCTTCCTGCCCGCCTTCCGCGTGGGCGGACAGCAGCGCGGACACGACGACCTCGGGAAGGTTCAGATCGACGCCGAGGCGGACCTCGACGACGACGACGACCTCGCCGCGATCCGCTTCGACATCCACGTCGAAGCCGAGGTCGACGACGAGACGCTCGACGACATCGTCGAGCGCGCCGAGGGCATCTGTCACGTCCACTCGGCGCTGCGCGAGGGGCTTCACGCCGACATCACGGCGCACGCCGGCGCCTTCTGAGGCCGCGCGGCCGCTCGCGAGCGTTCCGTTTTTTTTTTTTTTTTTCGAACCCGACCGTCTGAGATCGGACGCGACGAGTTCGCGCCGCCTGCGGACTCAGCGACGGATGTCGTCGCCGCGGTAGGATCGGTACGTCATCGCGCGGCCGTCGATGATCACGACCTCTTCGTCGGTCGCGTCGCTGGTCCCCCCCGACGGGGTCGTCCGGCTCGTCACGGAAGACGTACGGTGAGTCGCGCTCTTCCATGCTAACGTGTACCACATCATCGCGTATAAATCTTCGTCAGACAGTACCACACACGATAGCCGCAGCCACTGGCCTCCTCACGGGCTCAGCGGCTCCGCTCTCCGCCAGCACCCGCGTCCCGACCCGGATCCGTAACCGCGTCCGCGCCGACCACGTCAGGGAGATCATCGAGCGACTCGAGCACGTAGTCGGGGGCATACGGCGAGTCGGTTACCTCGTCGCGGTCGGTGACGCCCGTGAGGACGAGCGCGGTTGTCATCCCGGCGTCGGCGCCGAGGGCGATGTCCGTGTCGAGGCGGTCGCCGACGACGAGACAGTCCTCGGGCGCGTGCCCGAGCGCGTCGAGAACCAAGTCGCAGGCGGTCGCGGACGGCTTCCCGAGCACCGCCTCTGGGTCGTGGTCGAGGACGCCACAGACGGCGTTGAGCACCGCGCCGGAACCGGGGACGAACGAGTCGGGCCCGGGGATGACCCGGTCCGGGTCGGTGCCGACGTACGGCGTCCCGTCGTCGAGGACGGCCAACGCTTGCGCGAGGTCGTCGTAGTCGAACGAACGGTCGATTGAGACGACGCCGGCGTCCGCGTCGGTGCGATCGCTCGCCACCGCCAGCCCGGCCGCCTCCAGTTGCTCGATCAGTCCCCGCTCACCGAGGACGTACAGCGCGTCGTCCGAGTGGTGCTCGCGGAGGTACGCGACGGTGCTATCGGCGGCGGTGACCACCTCACCGGCGTCGGCGTCGATACCGGCGGCCGCGAGCCGGTCGACGTACGCCGAGGGCGCCTTCGTCGGGTTGTTCGAGCAGAAGCAGACGTCGACGCCGGCCGCGCGCAGTTGGTTGACGGCCTCCGGCGCACCCGGCAGCGCGTCACGCCCGCGTACGACCGTTCCGTCGACGTCGAGCACGACCCCTCGTCTCACAGTCGTCGGTGGTGCGCAACGGTGTTGAACGCATCGCCCGCCGCGGCGGCGACCTCAACGGTCGCCCGGACGAGCGCGCGTCACAGATCCGGGAACGGTAA contains:
- a CDS encoding metal-dependent hydrolase, which gives rise to MDLTWYGHSTWLVEIEDTTLLIDPFFDNPHTDTDPEELDPDHVLLTHGHADHIADVDRFRDAHVVGTPEVTGYVTDEYGVEDTTGMNLGGTVELGDAFVTMVRADHTNGLDTGYGASGGMPAGYVVSETKPTQEADPDSTTFYHAGDTALMTEMRDVTAPFLEPDAAAVPVGDHFTMGPAQAAIAVDWLDVDYAFPMHYDTFPPIEIDTDDFAREVRATGSDAEPVVLDGDETFTIGE
- a CDS encoding HAD-IIA family hydrolase, with product MRRGVVLDVDGTVVRGRDALPGAPEAVNQLRAAGVDVCFCSNNPTKAPSAYVDRLAAAGIDADAGEVVTAADSTVAYLREHHSDDALYVLGERGLIEQLEAAGLAVASDRTDADAGVVSIDRSFDYDDLAQALAVLDDGTPYVGTDPDRVIPGPDSFVPGSGAVLNAVCGVLDHDPEAVLGKPSATACDLVLDALGHAPEDCLVVGDRLDTDIALGADAGMTTALVLTGVTDRDEVTDSPYAPDYVLESLDDLPDVVGADAVTDPGRDAGAGGERSR
- a CDS encoding OsmC family protein, yielding MSDIETSTVSEEGFTSTSEVGDFSLTIDALGEDGPDPNSVLVADYASCFLPAFRVGGQQRGHDDLGKVQIDAEADLDDDDDLAAIRFDIHVEAEVDDETLDDIVERAEGICHVHSALREGLHADITAHAGAF
- a CDS encoding NUDIX hydrolase codes for the protein MTGSETTYVGKACAYITRGRSQLLVFEGPGHDGLQIPKGTIEEGERPRTAVFREVREESGLATLANVDKVATDVWNRRESPPKAYVRHFFHARVHEPRDRWTHVVSDGGEEHGSEFEFSWIDIDEARDRAFALSLDDYLHSLPGLAGARDVAEAAD